A DNA window from Rhodococcus sp. Z13 contains the following coding sequences:
- a CDS encoding WD40 repeat domain-containing protein, with protein sequence MADDGGNPTAAQGTQPAQSAQGQRQFFADQLRMLFAAAGRPALKKVVSEATAVARSVGSDRTISVQRVSDWRSGNRLPATFEAVHPVLVVLIRAARELNSEPPVPGLYSLKQWENWWKAARGQTGSPRAEKTAGPTVPPGIRPYKGLASYGEQDARLFFGRTQSVRSLTDVVIASHGQGPVVVTGASGVGKSSLVRAGLIPQLCSGTECHPVVITPGTDPVKRLVDALPELAEVSDPTDYEAVHAALRAVCERTSTTLLVIVVDQIEELFTHCTDSAERTRFLALLETASTGHEEDAPALVVATMRSDFYDQAVAYPVLARALERRTKTVQPLDRDDLVEVITAPAKLVGARLEAGLVDLILHDLAGMTRGEISGTELPLLSHLLDSLWDKRSGGALTVAAYRATGGVRGSVAASAERAWESLGDDADRARARAMLVHLVYVTATGTDVKIARPLNELLAVAGDDRDAAARVLDHFVSARVLVVDAGTVELIHDAVIDAWPRLKSWIQQDRAHAAMRQQIEADAQTWLESGRNRGLLYQRGRMDVVAEQNPQLAETSASSRGLVALSPAAVAFLDASRRQIARQTRLRHAVIAVLAGSTIVALVMSGLAWDAKSRAETERSTAQFQQIVALSDSLKDDDPTTSAHLALAAAGLQPDNPIAYSRLIATQAVPLAYTLTGHTGPIYGVVVSPDGSTLASASDDGSVRLWSLEGDHPTPIGEPLQLSSKYMASVSFTPDGRYLAVGAADSGVWIFDVSDRAAPKAVLERQAYAEGAVHNVRFSPTGRVLAVPYDDGRVALVDTSDPASGRFPTTLITGHEGGVRTAAFRPGGDVLATSSDDRTVRLWNVHDPSHPVPLGEPLTGFGDVAHSVAFNGDGSILAASSDDGVLHLFDTSDPRRAHRVGIPKNAHTGGVWNIAFLPDGATLASASWDGTVKLWNLTPGEWTLDELGPPLTGHGGGVPTLTVGPQGGMLVTGGQDANIRIWTMPHTRIAVADTALTRPAISRAGDLVATGSYGPDISLWRVGADGDWTRAGGIELPRPLGGAYVCALSPSGTVLATAPTSGGSVQLWDVRDPSSPKPLGEPVALGTRFTSALGFGPDGTTLVTGSDDFSVQLWDIADPAHPVPWGDPLEGPRNLVRVATISPDGRSLVVTSADSDIYAWDITDPRQPKRVDVADGHTGGVNGAAFGKDGDVLVTGGDDHVVRVWDRDDAGNFTLRPTALEGHSGTVYSVSIDRTATRAVSGSDDGTIRLWDVSDPDDMREMGGPVTDIGVGRWQVVLAPDGTIVGAGGDGVLRTWGLDADAVVSRICRSTSARLEDVLDRFELPPPAREVC encoded by the coding sequence ATGGCGGACGACGGCGGCAACCCCACAGCGGCGCAGGGGACACAGCCGGCGCAGTCGGCGCAGGGGCAGCGGCAGTTCTTCGCCGACCAGCTGCGGATGCTCTTCGCCGCGGCCGGCCGGCCCGCCCTGAAGAAGGTCGTCTCCGAGGCCACGGCCGTCGCCCGGTCCGTGGGCAGCGACCGCACGATCTCCGTCCAACGCGTCAGCGACTGGCGCAGCGGCAACCGCCTGCCCGCCACCTTCGAGGCGGTGCACCCCGTGCTCGTGGTGCTCATCCGCGCGGCCCGCGAACTCAACTCCGAGCCACCCGTGCCCGGGCTCTACTCGCTCAAGCAGTGGGAGAACTGGTGGAAGGCCGCCCGCGGCCAGACCGGCTCACCGCGCGCCGAGAAGACCGCCGGGCCGACGGTGCCGCCCGGTATCCGCCCCTACAAGGGCCTCGCCTCCTACGGTGAACAGGACGCCCGGCTGTTCTTCGGACGCACCCAGAGCGTGCGCAGCCTGACCGACGTCGTGATCGCCTCGCACGGCCAGGGACCGGTCGTCGTCACCGGCGCGTCCGGGGTCGGCAAGTCCTCGCTGGTGCGCGCCGGCCTCATCCCGCAGCTGTGCTCCGGGACGGAGTGCCACCCCGTGGTGATCACCCCCGGCACCGATCCCGTGAAGCGTCTCGTCGACGCCCTGCCCGAGCTGGCCGAGGTCTCCGATCCCACCGACTACGAGGCCGTGCACGCCGCCCTGCGCGCGGTGTGCGAGCGGACCTCCACGACGCTGCTGGTGATCGTCGTCGACCAGATCGAGGAACTGTTCACCCACTGCACCGACTCCGCCGAGCGCACCCGCTTCCTGGCGCTGCTCGAGACGGCCTCCACCGGGCACGAGGAGGACGCGCCCGCGCTCGTCGTCGCCACCATGCGGTCGGACTTCTACGACCAGGCCGTCGCCTATCCGGTACTGGCCCGGGCTCTGGAACGCCGCACCAAGACGGTCCAACCCCTCGACCGCGACGACCTGGTCGAGGTCATCACGGCGCCGGCCAAGCTCGTCGGCGCGCGGCTCGAGGCCGGTCTCGTCGACCTCATCCTCCACGACCTGGCGGGCATGACCCGCGGTGAGATCAGCGGCACCGAACTCCCGCTGCTGTCGCACCTGCTCGACTCGCTGTGGGACAAGCGCAGCGGCGGTGCGCTCACCGTCGCCGCCTACCGCGCGACCGGTGGGGTCCGCGGATCGGTCGCCGCCAGCGCGGAACGGGCCTGGGAGAGCCTCGGCGACGACGCCGACCGGGCGCGCGCCCGGGCGATGCTCGTGCACCTGGTGTACGTCACCGCGACCGGCACCGACGTCAAGATCGCCCGGCCGCTGAACGAACTGCTGGCTGTCGCCGGCGACGACCGCGATGCCGCCGCCCGGGTGCTCGACCACTTCGTGTCGGCCCGGGTGCTGGTGGTCGACGCGGGCACCGTCGAACTCATCCACGACGCGGTGATCGACGCGTGGCCGCGGCTGAAGTCGTGGATCCAGCAGGACCGCGCCCACGCCGCGATGCGGCAGCAGATCGAGGCCGACGCGCAGACCTGGCTGGAGAGCGGCCGCAATCGTGGCCTGCTCTACCAGCGGGGACGCATGGACGTCGTCGCCGAACAGAACCCGCAGCTCGCCGAGACGTCGGCCTCCTCGCGGGGGCTGGTGGCCCTCAGCCCCGCCGCGGTCGCCTTCCTCGACGCCTCGCGACGTCAGATCGCCCGCCAGACCCGTCTGCGGCACGCCGTCATCGCGGTGCTCGCGGGGTCCACCATCGTCGCCCTGGTGATGTCCGGCCTGGCCTGGGACGCGAAGAGCCGCGCCGAGACGGAACGGAGCACGGCACAGTTCCAGCAGATCGTCGCGTTGTCGGACTCGCTCAAGGACGACGACCCCACGACCTCCGCGCACCTCGCGCTGGCCGCCGCGGGCCTACAGCCCGACAATCCCATCGCCTACTCACGGCTGATCGCGACCCAGGCCGTGCCCCTCGCCTACACCCTCACCGGGCACACGGGCCCGATCTACGGGGTCGTCGTCTCACCCGACGGTTCGACCCTCGCCTCGGCCAGCGACGACGGCAGCGTGCGGTTGTGGTCGCTGGAAGGCGATCACCCCACCCCGATCGGGGAGCCGCTGCAGCTGTCGTCGAAGTACATGGCCTCGGTGTCGTTCACCCCGGACGGCCGCTACCTCGCGGTGGGGGCGGCCGACAGCGGCGTGTGGATCTTCGACGTCTCCGACCGGGCCGCGCCGAAGGCCGTCCTCGAGCGACAGGCCTACGCGGAGGGCGCCGTGCACAACGTGCGGTTCTCGCCCACCGGCCGGGTCCTGGCCGTGCCCTACGACGACGGGCGCGTCGCCCTCGTCGACACCTCCGATCCCGCCTCCGGCCGGTTCCCCACGACGCTGATCACCGGACACGAGGGCGGCGTGCGCACCGCCGCCTTCCGCCCGGGCGGCGACGTGCTCGCCACCTCCAGCGACGACCGCACCGTCCGCCTGTGGAACGTGCACGATCCGTCGCATCCGGTGCCGCTCGGCGAACCGCTCACCGGTTTCGGGGACGTCGCGCACTCGGTCGCCTTCAACGGCGACGGTTCGATCCTCGCCGCCAGCAGCGACGACGGGGTGCTGCACCTGTTCGACACCTCCGATCCCCGGCGCGCACACCGGGTGGGGATACCGAAGAACGCGCACACCGGCGGAGTCTGGAACATCGCCTTCCTGCCGGACGGCGCCACGCTGGCGAGCGCGTCGTGGGACGGAACCGTGAAGCTGTGGAATCTCACCCCCGGCGAGTGGACCCTCGACGAACTCGGCCCGCCGTTGACCGGCCACGGCGGCGGCGTGCCCACCCTCACCGTCGGGCCGCAGGGCGGCATGCTCGTCACCGGTGGCCAGGACGCCAACATCCGTATCTGGACGATGCCGCACACCCGCATCGCGGTCGCCGACACCGCGCTCACCCGGCCCGCGATCAGCCGCGCCGGAGACCTCGTCGCGACCGGCAGCTACGGCCCCGACATCAGCCTGTGGCGGGTCGGCGCCGACGGCGACTGGACCCGGGCCGGCGGCATCGAACTGCCGCGTCCGCTCGGCGGCGCCTACGTGTGCGCGCTGTCGCCCTCCGGAACCGTGCTGGCCACCGCCCCGACCTCCGGCGGCAGCGTCCAGCTGTGGGACGTGCGCGACCCGTCGTCGCCGAAACCGCTCGGCGAACCCGTCGCGCTGGGCACCCGCTTCACGTCGGCGCTGGGCTTCGGACCCGACGGCACGACCCTGGTGACCGGCTCCGACGACTTCTCCGTGCAGTTGTGGGACATCGCCGACCCCGCCCATCCCGTGCCCTGGGGCGATCCGCTCGAGGGCCCGCGGAACCTGGTGCGGGTGGCGACGATCAGCCCCGACGGTCGCAGCCTCGTCGTCACGAGCGCCGACAGCGACATCTACGCCTGGGACATCACCGACCCGCGGCAGCCGAAGCGGGTGGACGTCGCGGACGGGCACACCGGAGGGGTCAACGGCGCTGCCTTCGGCAAGGACGGCGACGTGCTCGTGACAGGCGGGGACGATCACGTCGTCCGGGTCTGGGACCGCGACGACGCCGGGAACTTCACCCTCCGCCCGACGGCCCTCGAGGGCCACAGCGGCACCGTCTACTCGGTGTCGATCGACCGCACCGCCACCCGCGCGGTGAGCGGCAGCGACGACGGCACCATCCGGTTGTGGGACGTCTCCGACCCGGACGACATGCGGGAGATGGGGGGACCGGTCACCGATATCGGCGTGGGCCGCTGGCAGGTGGTGCTCGCCCCGGACGGCACCATCGTCGGTGCCGGCGGCGACGGGGTCCTCCGCACCTGGGGACTCGACGCGGATGCGGTCGTCAGCAGGATCTGCCGGTCGACGTCGGCACGTCTCGAGGACGTGCTCGACCGCTTCGAGCTTCCTCCGCCGGCTCGCGAGGTGTGCTGA
- a CDS encoding DUF2786 domain-containing protein, whose product MRSDRTYFRTEGLSEHTLLTELADAYERGWQPVDLVHITARSGDASDVALAATAVLFDARVGRAAERAPTDWTRQLDEIGRQRPHLVRAAAFPDLAEGLRHACPHVTRYQVEGVAFTWKYLPSFALLTPPPSQWPSNRRAAGESAPAPDPRLLGRIRALLSKAESTDFPEEAEALTAKAQELVSRHAVGAALLTAPTSGTGPVAGRRLHLDGTYIKEKVLLLTAIGDANRVRTVWFTRVQIATIVGAVTDLQQVEMLFASLLVQATRAVQAAGTAGRRGASATSFRRAFLTGYAHRIGERLREADVRATAEAAADAHVPMTALAPILARRSDAVDTEFRRLFPVTRDSRSRGVDADGFHAGRDAADAASLGPERRSVPH is encoded by the coding sequence ATGCGGAGCGATAGAACATACTTTCGAACAGAGGGTCTGAGCGAGCACACCCTGCTCACCGAACTCGCCGACGCCTACGAGCGCGGCTGGCAACCCGTCGATCTCGTGCACATCACGGCGCGCTCCGGCGACGCCTCCGACGTCGCCCTCGCGGCCACCGCAGTGTTGTTCGACGCCCGCGTCGGCCGGGCCGCCGAGCGGGCCCCCACCGACTGGACGCGGCAACTCGACGAGATCGGCCGTCAGCGCCCGCACCTCGTCCGTGCCGCCGCGTTCCCCGATCTCGCCGAGGGCCTGCGGCACGCCTGCCCGCACGTCACCCGCTACCAGGTCGAAGGGGTCGCCTTCACCTGGAAGTACCTGCCCTCCTTCGCGCTCCTCACCCCACCGCCCTCGCAGTGGCCCTCGAACCGGCGGGCGGCCGGCGAGTCCGCTCCCGCACCCGACCCCCGCCTCCTCGGGCGTATCCGCGCCCTGCTGTCGAAGGCCGAGTCCACCGATTTTCCCGAGGAGGCCGAGGCCCTCACCGCCAAGGCTCAGGAGCTGGTGTCCCGGCATGCGGTGGGAGCGGCCCTGCTCACGGCCCCCACCTCCGGCACCGGCCCGGTGGCCGGACGACGCCTGCACCTCGACGGCACCTACATCAAGGAGAAGGTGCTGCTGCTGACGGCCATCGGCGACGCCAACCGCGTCCGCACGGTGTGGTTCACCCGTGTGCAGATCGCCACGATCGTCGGGGCCGTCACCGACCTGCAGCAGGTCGAGATGCTGTTCGCCTCGCTGCTCGTGCAGGCCACCCGGGCGGTGCAGGCCGCCGGTACCGCCGGTCGCCGGGGCGCATCCGCCACATCCTTCCGCCGCGCGTTCCTCACCGGCTACGCCCATCGCATCGGCGAGCGGCTGCGCGAGGCCGACGTCCGGGCCACCGCCGAGGCTGCCGCCGACGCACACGTCCCCATGACCGCGCTCGCGCCGATCCTGGCCCGCCGCTCCGACGCCGTCGACACCGAATTCCGCCGCCTGTTCCCCGTCACCCGCGACTCACGCAGCCGCGGCGTCGACGCCGACGGTTTCCATGCCGGTCGCGACGCCGCCGACGCAGCCTCCCTCGGCCCGGAGCGGAGATCCGTCCCACATTGA
- a CDS encoding alanine/glycine:cation symporter family protein, producing the protein MDSVNDFLVEVAGVVWGPYLLIPLLLGTGLVLTVRLRGLQFRKLGPALRLGLIQRHDEGATEGDISQYQALTTALAATVGVGNIAGVATAIYFGGPGALFWMWVTGLVGMASKYSEAFLGVKYRTTDAKGEQSGGPQYYLARAIPNKLGLVLSLLFAVFAVLASFGIGNMTQANTVATQLDDTFGVPTWVSGAIMTVLAAAVLLGGIKSIGKVTAGFVPAMILLYVGAGIIVLAVNITEIPSAFALVFTDAFTGTAATGGFIGSVFMIALRYGVARGIFSNESGMGSAAIAAAAAQTSHPVRQGLVSMTQTFIDTIVVVTFTGLVIISTGAWESGEKGAAMTSAAFADGLGGDWGHWIVAVSVVFFAFSTILGWSYYGERCIERLVGRGGVVPYRAVFVVVVFIGATTQLEVVWNFSDVMNGLMALPNLIGLLVLSGLIARETKAYLDRDPDLTNPAAVKDGWGSEPVK; encoded by the coding sequence ATGGACTCGGTGAACGATTTCCTCGTCGAGGTCGCAGGGGTGGTGTGGGGGCCCTACCTCCTCATCCCGCTGCTGCTGGGAACCGGTCTGGTCCTCACCGTCCGGCTGCGCGGACTGCAGTTCCGCAAGCTGGGCCCTGCGCTGCGGCTGGGCCTGATCCAACGTCACGACGAAGGTGCCACCGAAGGTGACATCTCGCAGTACCAGGCGCTGACCACTGCGCTGGCCGCGACCGTCGGCGTGGGCAACATCGCCGGTGTCGCCACCGCCATCTACTTCGGTGGTCCGGGCGCACTGTTCTGGATGTGGGTCACCGGCCTGGTCGGTATGGCCAGCAAGTACTCCGAGGCCTTCCTCGGCGTGAAGTACCGCACCACCGACGCCAAGGGTGAACAGAGCGGCGGTCCGCAGTACTACCTGGCCCGCGCGATCCCCAACAAGCTGGGTCTGGTGCTGAGCCTGCTGTTCGCGGTGTTCGCGGTCCTCGCCAGCTTCGGTATCGGCAACATGACGCAGGCGAACACGGTCGCCACCCAGCTCGACGACACCTTCGGCGTGCCGACCTGGGTCAGCGGCGCGATCATGACGGTCCTCGCCGCCGCGGTGCTGCTCGGCGGCATCAAGTCCATCGGCAAGGTCACTGCCGGTTTCGTGCCCGCCATGATCCTGCTCTACGTGGGCGCCGGCATCATCGTCCTCGCCGTCAACATCACCGAGATCCCGAGCGCGTTCGCGCTGGTGTTCACCGACGCGTTCACCGGCACCGCCGCGACCGGCGGCTTCATCGGCTCGGTGTTCATGATCGCCCTGCGCTACGGCGTGGCGCGCGGCATCTTCTCCAACGAGTCGGGCATGGGTAGCGCGGCCATCGCCGCGGCGGCCGCCCAGACCTCGCACCCGGTCCGTCAGGGCCTGGTGTCGATGACGCAGACCTTCATCGACACGATCGTCGTGGTGACCTTCACGGGTCTGGTCATCATCTCCACGGGAGCCTGGGAGTCGGGGGAGAAGGGCGCGGCGATGACGTCGGCGGCCTTCGCCGACGGCCTCGGCGGCGACTGGGGTCACTGGATCGTCGCCGTCTCGGTGGTCTTCTTCGCCTTCTCGACCATCCTCGGCTGGTCCTACTACGGCGAGCGGTGCATCGAGCGGCTCGTGGGCCGCGGCGGCGTGGTGCCCTACCGCGCGGTGTTCGTGGTGGTCGTGTTCATCGGTGCCACCACCCAGCTCGAGGTGGTCTGGAACTTCTCCGACGTGATGAACGGGCTCATGGCCCTGCCGAACCTCATCGGTCTGCTGGTGCTGTCGGGTCTGATCGCCCGGGAGACGAAGGCCTATCTGGACCGCGATCCGGATCTGACGAACCCGGCCGCGGTGAAGGACGGCTGGGGTTCCGAACCGGTCAAGTAA
- a CDS encoding NAD(P)/FAD-dependent oxidoreductase, with protein sequence MTTRFHVVVVGAGYAGVTAANRLLATHPEVDVTVVNPRPVFVERVRLHQVAAGSGTATHELTELLHPRAVLQVGTAVQVAPHTVTLADGTELRCDAVVYAVGSGPGTSSIPGREKARPVSDLESATALHEALLTAEAPAPVVVIGGGLTGLETATELAEAWPRHRITLVGDPGAELPETSRRYVRRTLDGMDVEVRTGVKAVRITDDSVLLDDGTELPAAIAVWTAGFSVPELARRSGLPVDADGRLRLRSTLQVVDGTPIVGVGDAVRIEGNDHVRMSCQAAMPLGAHGADTVWDLLQGRAPAPLSLGFVARCISLGRDRGVVQLSGRDDVPVRWGLRGRLAAPVKEAVVRGTIRSMRLQARGVPVPTRRGPAPEASRQEAGVS encoded by the coding sequence ATGACTACGCGATTCCATGTGGTGGTGGTCGGAGCCGGCTACGCCGGTGTGACGGCAGCGAACCGGCTGCTCGCAACCCACCCCGAGGTCGACGTCACGGTGGTCAACCCCCGGCCGGTGTTCGTGGAGCGGGTCCGCCTGCACCAGGTGGCCGCCGGTTCGGGGACGGCCACACACGAACTGACCGAGCTCCTGCATCCCCGCGCCGTGCTGCAGGTCGGTACGGCCGTGCAGGTCGCACCGCACACCGTCACCCTCGCCGACGGCACCGAACTGCGGTGCGACGCGGTGGTCTACGCGGTGGGCAGCGGACCGGGCACGAGCTCGATCCCCGGCCGGGAGAAGGCCCGGCCGGTCTCCGATCTGGAGTCCGCGACGGCCCTGCACGAGGCGCTGCTCACCGCCGAGGCCCCGGCCCCGGTCGTGGTGATCGGCGGTGGGCTCACCGGTCTCGAGACCGCGACCGAACTGGCCGAGGCGTGGCCCCGGCACCGGATCACCCTCGTCGGCGACCCGGGCGCCGAACTGCCCGAGACCAGCCGCCGCTACGTCCGGCGCACGCTCGACGGGATGGACGTGGAGGTCCGCACCGGTGTGAAGGCCGTCCGGATCACCGACGACTCCGTCCTGCTCGACGACGGCACCGAACTCCCCGCGGCGATCGCGGTGTGGACGGCGGGTTTCTCGGTACCCGAACTGGCCCGGCGCAGCGGCCTGCCCGTCGACGCCGACGGCCGCCTGCGGCTGCGCTCCACCCTGCAGGTCGTCGACGGCACACCGATCGTCGGAGTGGGCGACGCCGTGCGCATCGAGGGCAACGACCACGTCCGGATGAGCTGCCAGGCCGCGATGCCCCTCGGTGCCCACGGCGCCGACACCGTGTGGGATCTGCTGCAGGGCCGCGCACCGGCACCCTTGTCGCTCGGATTCGTCGCCCGCTGCATCTCGCTCGGCCGCGACCGGGGCGTCGTGCAACTGTCCGGTCGCGACGACGTTCCCGTGCGCTGGGGGCTGCGCGGCCGTCTCGCCGCCCCTGTCAAGGAAGCGGTGGTCCGTGGGACCATCCGGTCCATGCGACTGCAGGCGCGCGGTGTCCCCGTCCCGACGCGACGGGGCCCGGCCCCCGAAGCGTCCCGGCAGGAGGCCGGCGTGTCGTGA
- a CDS encoding RNA polymerase sigma-70 factor encodes MNTDEVFTEHRGLLFSIAYEITGSVADSEDVLQESYIRWARADTAEVADPRAYAAQIVTRQALNSLRSAQRRREEYVGPWLPEPLLTSPDAAQEVELAESVSTAMLLVLETLKPVERVVFVMREVFGFDYDRIAETVDRSESAVRQIAHRAREHVRSRQRRFEPLGDETARVVEAFLVAATTGDLDGLLTLLDPDVVYLADGGGKVTAARVPVTGAARVARLFLGLVRHPLPDMTLEIASVNAMPGILVYSAGVLDLVLQLEIDEGRVTGVYVVRNPDKLTHLGARTGNGEPS; translated from the coding sequence GTGAACACCGACGAAGTCTTCACCGAGCACCGCGGCCTGCTGTTCTCGATCGCCTACGAGATCACGGGCAGCGTCGCCGACAGCGAGGACGTGCTGCAGGAGAGCTACATCCGCTGGGCGCGCGCCGACACCGCCGAGGTCGCCGATCCGCGCGCCTACGCGGCGCAGATCGTCACCCGGCAGGCGCTGAACTCGCTGCGGTCGGCGCAGCGGCGGCGGGAGGAGTACGTCGGTCCGTGGCTGCCGGAACCGCTGCTCACCTCCCCCGATGCCGCGCAGGAGGTCGAACTCGCCGAGTCGGTGTCCACCGCGATGCTGCTCGTGCTCGAGACGCTCAAGCCGGTCGAGCGGGTGGTCTTCGTGATGCGGGAGGTCTTCGGGTTCGACTACGACCGGATCGCCGAGACCGTCGACCGCAGCGAGAGCGCGGTCCGGCAGATCGCCCACCGTGCCCGCGAACACGTGCGGTCGCGGCAGCGGCGGTTCGAGCCCCTCGGCGACGAGACCGCCCGGGTGGTGGAGGCATTTCTCGTCGCGGCGACCACCGGCGACCTCGACGGGCTGCTCACCCTCCTCGATCCCGACGTGGTGTACCTGGCGGACGGTGGCGGCAAGGTCACCGCGGCCCGGGTGCCGGTGACGGGTGCCGCGCGGGTGGCGCGCCTGTTCCTCGGATTGGTGCGGCATCCGCTGCCTGACATGACCCTCGAGATCGCCTCGGTGAACGCGATGCCGGGCATCCTCGTGTACTCCGCGGGTGTGCTCGACCTGGTGCTGCAGCTCGAGATCGACGAGGGCCGGGTCACCGGTGTCTACGTGGTGCGCAATCCCGACAAACTGACACACCTCGGGGCGCGCACCGGAAACGGGGAGCCGTCGTGA
- a CDS encoding aminodeoxychorismate synthase component I yields MRMERLGRGGTPDRVLTALADRARRLGIPAPAALSGDWFSSSAILVPSLEAGAVAPEEAFAEGMVPATRPDGGPLVGGGRVGFVAYPDRAPQQPALPVAASGWTDTVLRLDHTGCWWYETLGDEPCPDELSVAVTAPAAPAGGWHIDWTAPDREVHRHGVQQCLEAIRAGEVYQACVCTRFTGVWDGDPLAFFADGIARTAPARAVYLQGPWGAVASLSPELFVSLHGDTLRSSPIKGTLPLTADPAALRASVKDVAENVMIVDLVRNDLSRVAETGTVTVEELLAVRPAPGVWHLVSTVAATRRPDATVADLLEAAFPPASVTGCPKLRARDLLMRWEPAPRGVYCGTVGMTSPLAGTELNVAIRTVEFGYGPDGSRVCALGVGGGITIDSDPDAEWQECLDKAASILALSTPREPAEEARSGRARPRDVPTSTGRSC; encoded by the coding sequence ATGCGGATGGAACGTCTCGGCCGCGGCGGCACCCCGGATCGTGTCCTCACAGCGCTCGCCGACCGTGCCCGCCGGCTCGGCATCCCGGCCCCGGCGGCACTGTCCGGCGACTGGTTCTCCTCCTCCGCGATCCTCGTCCCCTCCCTCGAGGCCGGCGCGGTCGCACCGGAGGAGGCGTTCGCCGAAGGGATGGTGCCCGCCACCCGCCCGGACGGCGGGCCGCTCGTCGGCGGCGGCCGCGTCGGGTTCGTCGCGTATCCCGACCGGGCCCCGCAGCAGCCGGCGTTGCCTGTCGCGGCGAGCGGCTGGACCGACACCGTGCTGCGCCTCGACCACACCGGCTGCTGGTGGTACGAAACCCTCGGCGACGAGCCGTGTCCCGACGAGCTCTCCGTCGCCGTCACCGCTCCCGCGGCACCTGCCGGCGGCTGGCACATCGACTGGACCGCCCCGGACCGCGAGGTGCACCGCCACGGCGTGCAGCAGTGCCTCGAGGCGATCCGCGCCGGCGAGGTCTACCAGGCGTGCGTGTGCACCCGGTTCACCGGTGTCTGGGACGGCGACCCGCTGGCGTTCTTCGCCGACGGCATCGCCCGCACCGCCCCGGCCCGCGCCGTCTACCTGCAAGGACCGTGGGGTGCGGTCGCGTCGTTGTCCCCGGAGCTGTTCGTCTCGCTGCACGGCGACACGCTGCGGTCGAGCCCGATCAAGGGCACCCTGCCGCTGACCGCCGACCCCGCTGCTCTGCGCGCCTCGGTCAAGGACGTCGCCGAGAACGTCATGATCGTGGACCTGGTGCGCAACGACCTGAGCCGGGTCGCCGAGACCGGGACGGTCACCGTCGAGGAGCTGCTCGCGGTGCGGCCCGCACCCGGGGTGTGGCATCTCGTGTCCACCGTCGCGGCCACCCGCCGGCCGGACGCGACCGTCGCCGACCTGCTCGAAGCCGCCTTCCCGCCCGCCTCGGTGACGGGTTGCCCGAAGCTGCGGGCCCGCGACCTGCTGATGCGGTGGGAGCCGGCGCCGCGCGGGGTGTACTGCGGCACCGTCGGCATGACGAGCCCGCTCGCCGGCACCGAACTGAACGTCGCGATCCGCACCGTCGAGTTCGGGTACGGGCCCGACGGGTCGCGGGTGTGCGCGCTCGGCGTCGGTGGGGGCATCACGATCGACTCCGATCCCGACGCCGAATGGCAGGAATGCCTGGACAAGGCTGCGAGCATCCTCGCGCTCAGCACACCTCGCGAGCCGGCGGAGGAAGCTCGAAGCGGTCGAGCACGTCCTCGAGACGTGCCGACGTCGACCGGCAGATCCTGCTGA